A stretch of the Desulfuromonas acetoxidans DSM 684 genome encodes the following:
- a CDS encoding HAD family hydrolase produces MIRIDIPGYRTLNLQHLVLDYNGTLACDGQLISELIPPLRQLADNLTLHVITADTHGSAAQQLAAVSARLEVLEPNNQDVGKQRFIHQLGHDNCAAIGNGYNDHLMLRDAALGLAVIGPEAAATIALNAADTVCLSCYEALELLLRPTRLIATLRR; encoded by the coding sequence ATGATCCGCATCGATATTCCCGGTTACAGGACACTCAACTTGCAGCATCTGGTTCTTGACTATAATGGCACTCTGGCCTGCGACGGCCAACTGATCAGCGAACTGATCCCGCCCCTGCGTCAACTGGCCGACAACCTGACCCTGCACGTGATCACGGCTGATACCCACGGCAGCGCCGCCCAGCAACTCGCTGCGGTTTCTGCCCGGCTTGAAGTCCTTGAACCAAACAATCAGGATGTTGGCAAACAACGCTTCATCCATCAACTGGGGCACGATAACTGTGCAGCGATCGGCAATGGCTACAACGACCACCTCATGCTCAGGGATGCAGCACTCGGCCTGGCGGTTATCGGCCCGGAAGCCGCTGCAACAATTGCACTGAATGCTGCAGACACCGTTTGCTTGAGTTGTTATGAAGCCCTTGAAT